A part of Microbulbifer sp. MI-G genomic DNA contains:
- a CDS encoding S8 family serine peptidase, which translates to MFQINIRKYKFLTGLAALLVFLSSSLTAQTNSNILSHKIQNYLSTEKAQQQVSAFIYFKDKGDNLDAKLLAAKQSLSSRALQRRIVNRGVDNLVDLTDIPINPEYLNSVKAKVSKIRHQLKALNAVSVETTPIVLAQLSKLKFIKKITLVKSIKRKPNPVSPRQPLKDMQQPLPTQPEVATLLDYGNSFTQNNQINVPPVHDMGYNGSGVIVAIFDSGFNRLTHETFNQMYIAGTWDFVNGDTDVGDGGMGNGSHGTNTLSTIGGYSPGNLIGPAYGATYYLAKTENTESELHVEEDNWCAAAEWADTNGAQIITSSLGYNDFDSGGDYSPSDMDGDTAIVTICADLAAEKGIVVINSAGNGGNSSQNTLGAPSDGHFVLAVGAVTSSGSRSFFSSVGLSADGRIKPDVMAMGSSVRVASSSSNTRYSYANGTSFSCPLTAGVAALLLQSNPNLSASQVRDILRNTADNTASPNRFYGYGIINALAAVQAAASAEIPVGFTHTTDALTTSAVAKQSPEKF; encoded by the coding sequence ATGTTCCAGATCAATATAAGAAAGTATAAATTCTTAACCGGCCTAGCTGCGCTATTGGTTTTTCTATCATCGAGTCTGACAGCACAAACCAACTCAAACATACTCTCACACAAAATACAAAATTATTTGTCCACAGAAAAAGCGCAACAGCAAGTTTCTGCATTTATTTATTTTAAAGATAAAGGAGATAATCTCGATGCAAAACTGTTAGCAGCAAAACAGTCGCTTTCATCGCGCGCTTTACAACGTCGGATTGTCAATCGTGGCGTCGATAACCTGGTCGACTTGACCGATATACCGATCAATCCCGAGTACCTTAATTCGGTCAAGGCTAAAGTGAGTAAAATAAGACATCAGTTAAAAGCGCTTAATGCCGTCTCCGTAGAAACCACACCGATAGTGCTAGCGCAATTATCCAAACTGAAATTCATTAAGAAAATCACCTTGGTGAAATCGATCAAGCGTAAACCCAATCCAGTTAGCCCGCGGCAACCACTTAAAGACATGCAGCAGCCACTGCCGACGCAACCTGAGGTGGCTACTTTGTTAGATTATGGCAATTCTTTTACCCAGAATAATCAAATCAACGTACCCCCTGTTCACGATATGGGCTATAACGGTAGCGGCGTCATCGTGGCTATTTTTGATTCAGGCTTCAATCGATTAACCCATGAAACGTTTAATCAAATGTATATCGCCGGCACCTGGGATTTTGTCAACGGTGACACGGATGTGGGTGACGGCGGCATGGGCAACGGTAGTCATGGTACCAATACTCTCAGCACCATCGGTGGTTATAGCCCAGGCAATTTAATCGGCCCGGCGTACGGCGCGACGTATTATTTAGCCAAAACCGAAAATACCGAATCAGAATTACACGTCGAAGAAGATAACTGGTGCGCAGCGGCTGAGTGGGCAGATACAAACGGTGCGCAAATTATTACCAGCTCCTTAGGTTACAATGACTTTGACTCCGGCGGCGACTACTCTCCGTCGGATATGGACGGTGACACCGCCATCGTTACAATTTGTGCCGACCTTGCAGCAGAAAAAGGTATCGTGGTAATTAACTCTGCAGGTAATGGTGGAAACTCAAGCCAAAATACCTTAGGTGCGCCTTCCGACGGTCATTTTGTTCTGGCGGTTGGCGCGGTGACTTCGTCAGGTTCGCGTTCATTCTTTAGCTCGGTCGGGTTATCGGCTGACGGTCGAATCAAACCGGACGTTATGGCGATGGGTTCAAGCGTGCGCGTCGCCAGTTCAAGCTCAAATACCCGCTATTCGTATGCCAACGGTACGTCTTTTTCTTGCCCGTTAACTGCGGGAGTCGCTGCGTTATTACTCCAGTCCAACCCCAATCTTAGCGCGTCTCAAGTTCGGGATATTCTACGCAATACTGCCGATAATACGGCATCCCCAAACCGGTTCTACGGGTACGGCATTATTAACGCGTTGGCAGCGGTACAAGCCGCGGCAAGCGCGGAAATACCTGTCGGCTTCACCCACACAACTGACGCCTTAACCACAAGCGCAGTTGCTAAGCAATCCCCGGAAAAATTCTAG
- a CDS encoding nucleotide pyrophosphohydrolase, whose amino-acid sequence MNDLDDIKEKLRQFAQARDWDQFHSPKNLSMALAGEAGELLELFQWLTEEQSRNLTQKQSRAVEEEMADIFLYLLRLADKLSVDLLESAKNKMTINEQKYPASKVKGSSKKYTEY is encoded by the coding sequence TTGAATGATCTAGACGATATTAAAGAAAAGCTTCGCCAGTTCGCCCAAGCTCGAGACTGGGATCAATTCCACTCACCAAAAAACCTATCCATGGCCTTAGCGGGTGAAGCGGGCGAATTACTGGAGTTGTTTCAGTGGCTCACAGAAGAGCAGTCAAGAAATCTAACTCAGAAACAGAGCAGAGCAGTCGAAGAAGAGATGGCAGATATTTTTCTTTATTTGCTCAGGTTGGCTGATAAATTAAGTGTTGATTTGCTAGAGTCGGCTAAAAATAAAATGACTATAAATGAACAGAAATATCCAGCAAGTAAAGTAAAAGGCAGCTCCAAGAAATACACGGAATATTAA
- the lldD gene encoding FMN-dependent L-lactate dehydrogenase LldD has protein sequence MIISAPTDYRVAAKAKLPPFLFHYIDGGSYCEHTLKRNTEDLAEITLKQRVLKNMEALSLETELFGEKFAMPIALAPVGLTGMYARRGEVQAAKAAENKGIPFTMSTVSVCPIEEVAPALERPMWFQLYVLKDRGFMKNVLERAKKAGVTTLVFTVDMPVPGARYRDMHSGMSGPNAGARRVLQAMRHPGWALDVGLFGRPHDLGNISTYRGEPTRLEDYMGWIEENFDPSNSWKDLEWIREFWNGPMIIKGILDKQDAKDAVSFGADGILVSNHGGRQLDGVLSTAKAFPSIADAVKGELKLFVDSGIRSGLDVVRMLALGADCTLLGRSYIYALAAQGQTGVEKLLDLYKHEMRVAMTLTGVKSIRDLNRDSLVNFR, from the coding sequence ATGATCATCTCTGCTCCCACCGACTATCGTGTCGCTGCCAAAGCGAAATTGCCTCCCTTTCTTTTTCATTATATTGACGGCGGTTCTTACTGTGAGCATACATTGAAAAGAAACACGGAAGATCTTGCTGAGATTACGCTTAAACAGCGCGTATTAAAGAACATGGAAGCGCTAAGCCTTGAAACTGAGCTTTTCGGCGAGAAATTTGCTATGCCAATCGCACTTGCGCCGGTTGGCTTAACGGGCATGTATGCGCGCAGAGGTGAGGTGCAGGCGGCAAAAGCTGCAGAGAATAAAGGCATTCCTTTTACTATGTCTACGGTTTCGGTCTGCCCGATAGAAGAAGTTGCCCCCGCCCTTGAACGTCCAATGTGGTTTCAGTTGTACGTTCTTAAAGACCGGGGTTTTATGAAAAATGTGTTAGAGCGCGCGAAAAAAGCCGGCGTTACCACTCTAGTATTTACCGTTGATATGCCTGTGCCGGGTGCCCGTTACCGCGATATGCATTCAGGTATGAGCGGACCCAACGCAGGTGCACGTCGCGTGCTCCAGGCCATGCGCCACCCCGGCTGGGCATTGGATGTGGGTTTGTTTGGTAGGCCACACGACCTGGGTAATATCTCTACCTATCGTGGTGAACCTACCAGGCTGGAAGATTACATGGGGTGGATTGAAGAAAACTTCGATCCTTCAAATTCCTGGAAAGATCTGGAGTGGATCCGTGAATTCTGGAATGGCCCGATGATAATTAAAGGCATTCTGGATAAGCAGGATGCTAAAGATGCGGTCTCCTTTGGCGCAGACGGTATTTTGGTATCCAATCATGGTGGTCGTCAGCTCGACGGCGTTCTCTCCACGGCAAAGGCGTTTCCCAGTATCGCCGATGCAGTCAAAGGCGAACTTAAACTCTTTGTCGACTCCGGTATCAGAAGCGGCCTGGACGTGGTTCGTATGCTTGCACTGGGCGCGGATTGTACGCTGCTAGGACGCTCTTATATCTATGCGCTGGCTGCACAGGGGCAAACCGGCGTTGAAAAATTGCTCGACTTATACAAACACGAGATGCGTGTGGCAATGACCCTGACGGGAGTTAAAAGTATTAGAGACTTGAATCGGGATTCACTGGTTAACTTTCGGTAA
- the csrA gene encoding carbon storage regulator CsrA, with the protein MLVVKRRPGENLRIGSNVSVTVLDISGNQVRVGIAAPKSLPVHREEVYLRIQKERAQGDGSG; encoded by the coding sequence ATGTTGGTTGTAAAACGCCGGCCCGGCGAGAATTTAAGAATCGGAAGCAATGTTTCCGTTACCGTACTGGATATTTCGGGGAACCAGGTCAGGGTGGGCATCGCGGCCCCCAAGTCCCTGCCGGTACACCGGGAGGAGGTGTACCTGCGCATCCAGAAGGAACGGGCGCAAGGGGATGGCAGTGGTTGA
- a CDS encoding ABC transporter transmembrane domain-containing protein has translation MSEGKAQGVGSLRPVLGFLAHYKLRVVAAIAALLFTAGATLSMGRGVQVLIDNGFNGDSSADLKSAITLLIMLATAMAVGTFIRFYLVSWLGERVSADIRKAVFDNLVRLHPGYFETNRSGEIMSRLTTDTTLLQTIIGSSFSMALRSSLTTTGALVMMFITNLKLSLIITVGVPLILLPILVFGRRVKKLSNESQDSIASVGSYAGEVIQHIRVVQSYTRENFESSAFSREVEIAFAIARRRIWQRSLLICAAILLLFIGMSGMLWEGGQDVLSGRMSGGELGAFVFYAIMVGSGFATISEVWGDLLRAAGAAERLVELIDTPSLISSPEEPAVTALSKQPELRMTNISFSYPTRLNQRALDNFSLTIEAGKSLALVGPSGAGKSTVFEMLQRFYNPQQGRIELDGHDIRTLSLEQLRESLALVPQQPALFTGDVRYNIRYGKLDASEEEIIAAARAAHAHEFISALPEGYQSHLGEQGVRLSGGQRQRIALARAILNNPPILLLDEATSALDTESEHQVQLALQELMRGRTTVIIAHRLSTILHADKIAVLDQGRVIATGTHQELLRNCELYARLANLQFRETSLSESTEITADQISRAVPD, from the coding sequence GTGAGTGAAGGCAAGGCTCAAGGCGTCGGCTCGCTGCGTCCGGTATTGGGTTTTCTCGCCCACTACAAACTGCGCGTTGTGGCTGCCATCGCTGCCCTCCTCTTCACTGCCGGCGCGACGCTCTCTATGGGTAGGGGCGTGCAAGTACTCATCGACAACGGCTTTAACGGTGACTCCAGCGCTGACTTGAAGAGCGCTATTACCTTGCTGATTATGCTCGCAACAGCAATGGCTGTGGGCACTTTTATCCGGTTTTACCTTGTGTCCTGGCTGGGAGAGCGAGTGAGTGCCGATATTCGCAAAGCCGTCTTCGATAACCTCGTCCGGTTACATCCGGGCTACTTCGAGACAAATCGCTCGGGCGAAATCATGTCTCGGCTGACCACCGACACCACCTTACTGCAAACCATTATTGGCTCCTCTTTTAGCATGGCCTTGCGCAGCAGCCTCACGACAACAGGGGCGCTGGTGATGATGTTTATCACGAATCTCAAGCTCAGCCTCATTATCACCGTCGGGGTACCGCTGATTTTGCTACCGATCCTCGTGTTTGGCCGCCGGGTTAAGAAACTCTCTAACGAAAGCCAGGACAGTATCGCAAGTGTCGGTAGCTATGCGGGGGAAGTGATTCAGCATATTCGTGTGGTGCAAAGCTACACCCGGGAGAACTTCGAAAGCAGCGCGTTTTCGCGCGAAGTTGAAATCGCCTTTGCCATTGCACGACGACGCATCTGGCAGCGCTCACTGCTCATCTGCGCAGCAATCTTACTGCTATTTATTGGCATGTCTGGCATGCTTTGGGAAGGAGGGCAGGATGTACTGAGCGGGCGCATGAGTGGTGGCGAGCTCGGCGCCTTTGTCTTCTACGCGATCATGGTTGGATCAGGCTTCGCGACAATATCCGAGGTCTGGGGTGACTTACTGCGAGCCGCAGGCGCCGCCGAACGGTTAGTCGAGCTTATTGATACGCCCAGCCTCATTTCATCGCCAGAAGAACCCGCTGTTACCGCCCTCAGCAAGCAGCCCGAACTGCGCATGACCAACATCAGTTTCAGCTACCCGACCCGACTCAATCAACGCGCGCTGGACAATTTCTCCCTCACCATAGAAGCAGGCAAAAGCCTTGCACTGGTAGGCCCTTCCGGTGCGGGAAAATCCACTGTATTCGAAATGCTGCAGCGCTTTTACAACCCACAGCAGGGCCGCATTGAACTAGACGGTCACGATATTCGCACCCTCAGCCTGGAGCAGCTGCGAGAAAGCCTGGCGCTGGTACCCCAGCAGCCGGCACTGTTCACCGGCGATGTCCGCTACAACATTCGTTACGGCAAACTCGATGCCAGCGAAGAAGAGATCATTGCCGCCGCCCGTGCCGCACACGCTCACGAATTCATTAGCGCGCTGCCTGAGGGCTACCAAAGCCATCTGGGGGAACAGGGTGTTCGCCTTTCAGGTGGCCAGCGCCAACGCATTGCACTGGCCCGAGCCATCCTCAACAATCCCCCCATATTATTACTGGACGAAGCTACCAGTGCGCTGGATACCGAGAGTGAACACCAGGTTCAACTGGCACTACAGGAACTAATGCGCGGCCGCACAACTGTCATCATTGCGCACCGCCTGTCCACTATTTTGCATGCAGATAAAATTGCCGTGCTGGATCAGGGCCGGGTCATCGCCACCGGCACACATCAGGAACTGCTGCGCAACTGCGAACTCTACGCCCGTCTGGCCAATCTACAATTTCGCGAAACGAGCCTTAGTGAGTCGACTGAAATTACGGCCGATCAAATTTCACGCGCAGTGCCGGATTAA
- a CDS encoding restriction endonuclease: MQKNAWMIRAGRGGIYSEDFEKGFAAVGWSQLGDLSQYSSTERLRDEYIKIYGNDKPSATANALAMILKFRDQIAAGDYIVSYNPETRSYLLGVDQGEYRYQPGTIGDYPNLRRVEWLGKVSRDQLPQQAKNSLGSTLTLFSLSQDTIEAFLTILEGRTLTPTAAEVAETDSAQLKDQTVAQSHELIKDKIAALLPEEMEELVAAILRAMGFNAKVSPKGPDRGVDVIASPDGLGLTQPRIKAEVKHRGGAMGAPAIRGFIGTLREGDSGLFVSTGGFSREARYEADRSTFPLTLVDLDDLADLIVSHYDNFDLEGRALVPLVRIYWPVD; this comes from the coding sequence ATGCAGAAAAACGCATGGATGATCCGCGCCGGGCGCGGCGGTATTTACAGTGAAGACTTCGAGAAAGGCTTTGCCGCAGTGGGTTGGTCCCAGTTGGGAGACCTTAGCCAGTACTCCAGCACCGAGCGCCTGCGGGACGAATACATCAAGATTTACGGTAATGACAAGCCCTCAGCTACCGCTAATGCCTTAGCCATGATCCTGAAGTTTCGCGATCAGATTGCCGCCGGCGATTATATCGTCAGCTACAACCCCGAGACCCGCAGCTACCTGCTGGGCGTGGATCAGGGGGAATATCGGTATCAGCCGGGTACCATCGGCGATTACCCCAATTTGCGCCGGGTGGAGTGGCTGGGCAAGGTCAGCCGCGACCAGCTACCCCAGCAAGCCAAAAACTCCCTCGGTTCCACCCTTACCCTCTTCTCCCTAAGCCAGGACACCATCGAGGCCTTTTTAACCATACTGGAAGGCCGCACGCTTACGCCCACAGCAGCGGAAGTGGCGGAAACCGACAGCGCCCAACTCAAAGACCAAACCGTGGCCCAGAGCCATGAATTGATCAAAGACAAGATTGCCGCACTGCTGCCCGAGGAAATGGAAGAGCTGGTCGCGGCGATCTTGCGCGCCATGGGCTTTAACGCCAAGGTCTCCCCCAAGGGTCCGGATCGCGGTGTGGATGTGATCGCCTCGCCGGATGGCCTGGGCCTTACCCAGCCGCGCATCAAGGCGGAAGTCAAGCATCGCGGCGGCGCCATGGGTGCACCTGCCATACGGGGTTTTATCGGCACCCTGCGGGAGGGAGATTCCGGCCTGTTTGTGAGCACCGGCGGCTTCAGTCGTGAGGCCCGCTACGAGGCCGACCGCTCCACTTTCCCCCTCACGTTAGTCGACCTGGATGACCTGGCGGACTTGATTGTCAGCCACTACGATAACTTCGATCTGGAAGGCCGGGCACTGGTACCGCTGGTGCGGATTTATTGGCCGGTGGATTAA